CATGCTAACGCATAATACATCCAAGACTGTTAAACTGGGAATATGAGCTTCGAAAAAGTACAACTGCAATCGCTTATTGACAAAAGAGTCCAAATGTGGTTCTGAGTTCACGCACAGCCCGGCTCTGTATTATCATAGCTATAAACTGATTATAAGAAAGGCATGTATATAATTCTAAGTTTCTAACCATAACCAAAGCACTAGACTTGACAACAGTGAAAAATTGAAATTACAGACCTAACTGAAGTTCAAGAAATAGTAGCAGTGCTCACTTCACGGATATCCATGCAAACCATTTAAAATCAAATAAACGATATGGTACACTTCTTTAGACACCACAATGCTGCACACTGTTCTACATATCATGTTTCAAAGGTGTGCGTTGCACTGTAACCCATCCATATCACAATTCAAAGTCTTATAGGGTCACACACTGATAAATTATTTTCTGATGGAACATACATACATACCACAGAAGCAGAATCCGTTAGAAGTACACTATTGTTATCACAAGTgagtacttactactccctccgtcccacaatataagagtgtttttgacacctCCGTCCCATTGTGGGACGGAGGACGGaggtgtcaaaaacactcttatattgtgggatggagggagtagaatattAGATAGTGCGTGAGAGGCACAATAAACATAATATTTGGCGTAAGGCGGAAACGTTAGGGATAGGGAGCTCACCCCGAGTGTATCCGGCATGCCGGAGTCGAGGAGCTCCTCCCGGGTGGCCTGTTGGGCATTAGGCGCCGAGACCTTCTTGATCTCGCTCTTGATGTTGTTGAGATCAGACTTGTATTCCCTCAGTTTAGACAGCAGCCCGGCCCTGACGGTCGGCTGCAGGCTCCGCGCCTCCAAATCCATCTTCCTGATCTGCGGGAAGCAGGGCCAGCCAAACAGAAACAGGGACGCATAATCAGACGACTGAGCTATCATAAGAGTTAAGATGCACAATCTCTACATGAACTAGGAGGAAAGTTTCCACATCACAGCTTTAAAATTAAGCAGTGAAGACCagtattatatactccctccgttcggaattactcggacgagtaatttcgaacggagggagtagtaaaaaattCTGCTTACAGAAAAATTAGTTCAGTCAGTTTTTACCAGCGATTCAGACTCCTGCACGTCGGCCTGGATCTCGGggagcttctgcttcttcttctctggtgaagggaagaagagaaagaagaggaTCAGACCAAGGCGTGGGAGCAACCGGAAAGCTGGGGTTCTGGGCGAGAGAGAGGCGTGCGTACGTACCGCCAtcgagggcggaggcggcggcgcacttgcgggagagggcggcggagatctcgcggtactgccgctcgtAACCCTCGAAGACCTCGCTCATGGTCTCTCCCCGGCGAACCCGCGGTCGCAGGCGGTCGAATCGGATCGATGGAGAACGGGTTGGAGCTGAGGCGGTGGATCGGCGAGGGGGACGACGGGGGTCAGTTCAGGCAGGTGGGGTGCCGTGTCGAACGTGGGGGACAGAACGCGGATAAGTGACCGACATGGCTATCTGGGCCGGCCCGGCCCAGGCCCATTCTTAAACTTGCATGGCACGGCCCGTTTACAAACACGCCGCTGCGGGCCGTgccttttttttttgagaaggagCCACGCACTTTATTCAAACTTCAAGGTTCAAAGAAATATGAGAAATACATATGTTGGGGGAGGATTAGAGCATCTTTAGCAGACCCCGCATAAGTGGTTAAACCCGCAAAATAACCGTTTTTTGCAGTTCCAGTCGAAAAAACGAGCCCGAACAGACCCTGTAAAATCGTCCGACCCTTAAATTTTTTTAAGGGGCCTGTAAACGCGAACGCGAAACCCTCATATATACAGTTTTGAGGGCAACTTTGCCAGGGCCCTGCATACCGGTCAACGTTGGCGGTTGAGGAATCTTTGCTCCCGCCAACGCCATGAAGCTCACCCGGCCGCCGCGCCCGTCCGCCCCGGCcaccgcgctcgcccgccggccgTCCGCTAGCCGGCCGACCCTCCGTCCCGGCCACCGCGCTTGCCCGCGGCTCTCGaacggagctagctagctagcagctTAATCGATTcgaagagctagctagctagctcgatGGCGTCGGCCGTTTGATTCGGCCGCCGCTCGCGCCGCCTCGGCCGCCCTGGCCTCTGCCCGCGCCGCGCTCGCCTCGCGTTTTCCCTCGCCCGCCTGTCCGCCGGATTGACGCGAGGAAGAGGACGACTAAAAAAAGAGCTAGCTCTGGGTCTGTTCAGTATATTCGGAGAATATTCCTTTTTACGGGTTGATTATACGGGGTCTTAGTCTATCCTCACCCACGCCGGCCTGCATATACCCTTTTCCGCGAACTGCAAAAGACTTATGCGGGTCggattttgcggggtctgctagagatgctcttacataACCAAACATGCCGGCCAACCTCGAGCGAGGTCGCCATTCTAGCTAGTCTGTGAACTTCCTCATCAGCAAACATGCCACACTTTCAGGCCCAGACACAACACAGTTGCTAAACGGGTCGGTCTGGCACAACCCACGTGCTATTCGACCCCCCTAAAA
This DNA window, taken from Triticum aestivum cultivar Chinese Spring chromosome 1D, IWGSC CS RefSeq v2.1, whole genome shotgun sequence, encodes the following:
- the LOC123182831 gene encoding vesicle transport v-SNARE 11 isoform X2, whose translation is MSEVFEGYERQYREISAALSRKCAAASALDGEKKKQKLPEIQADVQESESLIRKMDLEARSLQPTVRAGLLSKLREYKSDLNNIKSEIKKVSAPNAQQATREELLDSGMPDTLGRGRLMMTSERLNQSSDRIRESQITALDTEEIGVSILQNLHNQRETLMHAHKTLHGVDDSIGKSNKILASMSKWNKWFV
- the LOC123182831 gene encoding vesicle transport v-SNARE 11 isoform X1; amino-acid sequence: MSEVFEGYERQYREISAALSRKCAAASALDGEKKKQKLPEIQADVQESESLIRKMDLEARSLQPTVRAGLLSKLREYKSDLNNIKSEIKKVSAPNAQQATREELLDSGMPDTLGASSDQRGRLMMTSERLNQSSDRIRESQITALDTEEIGVSILQNLHNQRETLMHAHKTLHGVDDSIGKSNKILASMSKWNKWFV